The Negativicutes bacterium genomic sequence GAAATAAACCAAAACGGCAATCCCCAGAACAATCCGATACCAACCGAAGACGGAGAAGTCATTTTTCTGAATATAGCGCATCAGAAAACGAATGGCAAGGAGGGAAACCACAAAAGCCACGATCGTACCGACAGCCAGGATCGCCCACTCGGTCTCGCTCAGCAAA encodes the following:
- a CDS encoding undecaprenyl-diphosphatase: LLSETEWAILAVGTIVAFVVSLLAIRFLMRYIQKNDFSVFGWYRIVLGIAVLVYFGLLA